From Canis lupus dingo isolate Sandy chromosome 24, ASM325472v2, whole genome shotgun sequence, a single genomic window includes:
- the RBCK1 gene encoding ranBP-type and C3HC4-type zinc finger-containing protein 1 isoform X2 codes for MGCGGMGTLPTSTCCQPATPRSTLRSCSGRGSCGCWKIWASRTSRCSPGAPWSQLSRGRESPRSPGGASPTPRPNPRRWAGSAPAAPSLTSPRGPAARCVAGRGRRPTRSPPPTSRTRRRERAWRARRRRCASTSRECLQGTIRNSQEAEVSCPFIDNTYSCSGKLLEREIRALLPPEDYQRFLDLGVSIAENRSAFSYHCKTPDCKGWCFFEDDVNEFTCPVCFHVNCLLCKAIHEQMNCKEYQDDLALRAQNDVAARQTTEMLRSMLQQGEAMHCPQCRIVVQKKDGCDWIRCTVCHTEICWVTKGPRWGPGGPGDTTGGCRCRVNGIPCHPSCQNCH; via the exons ATGGGGTGCGGCGGAATGGGGACACTGCCTACCTCTACTTGCTGTCAGCCTGCAACACCTCGCTCAACCCTCAGGAGCTGCAGCGGGAGAGGCAGTTGCGGATGCTGGAAG ATCTGGGCTTCAAGGACCTCACGCTGCAGCCCCGGGGCCCCCTGGAGCCAGCTCTCACGAGGCCGGGAGTCCCCCAGGAGCCCGGGCGGGGCCAGCCCGACGCCGCGCCCGAACCCCCGCCG GTGGGCTGGCAGTGCCCCGGCTGCACCTTCATTAACAAGCCCACGAGGCCCGGCTGCGAGATGTGTTGCCGGGCGCGGCCGGAGGCCTACCAGGTCCCCGCCTCCTACCAGCCGGACGAGGAGGAGAGAGCGCGCCTGGCGGGCGAGGAGGAGGCGCTGCGCCAGTACCAGCAG ggAGTGCCTGCAGGGCACCATCCGCAACAGCCAGGAGGCAGAGGTCTCCTGCCCCTTCATTGACAACACCTACTCGTGCTCGGGCAAGCTGCTGGAGAGGGAGATCCGGGCG CTGCTGCCTCCCGAGGATTACCAGCGATTTCTGGACCTGGGCGTCTCCATCGCGGAAAACCGCAGTGCCTTCAGCTACCACTGCAAGACCCCAGACTGCAAGGGATGGTGTTTCTTTGAGGATGATGTCAATGAGTTCACCTGCCCGGTGTGCTTCCACGTCAACTGCCTGCTCTGTAAG GCCATCCACGAGCAGATGAACTGCAAGGAGTACCAGGATGACCTGGCCCTGCGGGCTCAGAACGATGTGGCCGCCCGACAGACAACCGAGATGCTCAGG TCCATGCTGCAGCAGGGTGAGGCCATGCACTGCCCGCAGTGCCGGATCGTGGTGCAGAAGAAGGACGGCTGTGACTGGATCCGCTGCACAGTCTGCCACACCGAGATCTGCTGGGTGACCAAGGGGCCGCGCTGGGGACCCGGG GGTCCAGGAGACACCACTGGGGGCTGCCGTTGCCGGGTGAATGGGATTCCTTGTCACCCTAGCTGTCAGAACTGCCACTAG